In Nostoc sp. GT001, a genomic segment contains:
- a CDS encoding serine/threonine-protein kinase, translating into MEVYCTRPRCPRPQNYFVDLDDVTTLKTTQQKYCTTCGMPLMLDGRYVPSKLLGRGGFGAAFLARDRRIPGMRQCVVKQFQPSGNLTLTQLQQAQLMFEREAEVLAQLGNDHEQIPDLFAFFPVIVNSLQPGEQDQFFYLVQEYIDGQTLEEELAQQGKFSEQQVLEVLQGILRVLEFVHDRGIIHRDIKPSNIMRRRDGKLFLLDFGAVKQVTNAALGSAASSTGIYSMGFAPPEQMAGGQVFPSTDLYALAVTLITLLTNKEAIQLFDAYSNQWKWRTQVSVNPHLADILDKMLLPAANQRFQSAQEVLRALNSQAAQSPTQLNSPSVTLPPQPPQGSNPVVPRRPSTQPAFSTLELLGGAGFSGFQGALIAIALFSLVKSPIVTLTTSALILGILIFAQTKRWIEKFDLLIIPTITFAIIFFVPFLRGGLDLLSVVILAVGAGLVAISLTAVFRLIYKLLSLLL; encoded by the coding sequence ATGGAAGTTTACTGCACTCGTCCGCGTTGTCCACGCCCACAAAACTATTTTGTCGATTTAGATGATGTTACGACACTGAAAACAACCCAGCAAAAGTATTGCACTACCTGTGGTATGCCATTGATGCTAGATGGTCGATATGTGCCAAGTAAACTGCTGGGAAGGGGCGGGTTTGGAGCAGCATTTTTGGCACGCGATCGCCGAATACCGGGAATGCGTCAATGCGTGGTTAAGCAGTTTCAACCATCGGGAAATTTAACCTTAACTCAACTGCAACAAGCGCAGTTAATGTTTGAAAGAGAAGCAGAAGTTTTAGCACAACTTGGTAACGATCACGAGCAAATACCTGACTTGTTTGCTTTCTTTCCAGTGATAGTTAATAGCTTGCAACCAGGAGAGCAAGACCAATTTTTTTACTTGGTGCAAGAATACATTGATGGGCAAACCCTAGAAGAAGAATTAGCTCAACAAGGTAAGTTTTCTGAACAACAAGTATTAGAAGTATTACAAGGAATTCTGCGGGTACTAGAGTTTGTTCATGACAGAGGCATTATCCACAGAGATATCAAACCTTCAAACATTATGCGTCGTCGTGATGGTAAACTTTTCTTACTAGACTTTGGCGCAGTCAAGCAAGTAACTAATGCTGCACTTGGTTCTGCTGCTTCTTCCACAGGAATTTATTCTATGGGATTTGCACCGCCTGAACAGATGGCTGGGGGGCAAGTATTTCCATCTACGGATTTATACGCTTTAGCTGTAACTCTAATTACCTTGTTAACCAATAAGGAAGCAATTCAACTATTTGATGCTTATAGTAACCAGTGGAAATGGCGAACCCAAGTGAGTGTCAACCCTCACCTTGCTGACATTTTAGACAAGATGCTGCTACCTGCGGCTAATCAGCGCTTCCAGTCAGCCCAGGAGGTTCTACGCGCACTTAACTCACAGGCGGCTCAATCTCCCACACAACTGAATTCGCCCTCTGTAACCCTGCCGCCACAACCACCCCAAGGTTCTAACCCTGTTGTTCCCCGTCGTCCATCAACTCAACCAGCGTTTTCGACATTGGAATTATTGGGAGGGGCGGGATTTAGTGGATTTCAGGGTGCATTGATCGCGATCGCCCTTTTCAGTCTAGTAAAATCACCAATAGTTACTTTGACTACTTCTGCCTTGATTTTAGGTATACTAATTTTTGCCCAAACTAAGCGGTGGATTGAAAAGTTCGATTTATTAATTATTCCCACAATTACTTTTGCGATTATTTTTTTTGTCCCCTTTTTACGGGGAGGACTTGACCTTCTGTCAGTGGTGATTTTAGCAGTTGGAGCAGGCTTAGTAGCTATTTCATTGACAGCGGTATTTCGACTTATTTATAAATTATTATCTCTCTTACTTTAA
- a CDS encoding thioredoxin family protein, which produces MVLSVSERTFTQEVLESPIPVLVNFEAPWCGLCRVIHPLLLQFQAQCGDEIKLVGVNADQNFKLSTTYRLKSLPTLLLIENGTIRHRLECFRGREDLRLALEEIKASYSNYPKIQKSSKTVDLECRSA; this is translated from the coding sequence ATGGTGTTGTCGGTTAGTGAGCGGACATTTACTCAAGAAGTTTTAGAATCTCCTATTCCTGTTTTAGTTAATTTTGAAGCGCCTTGGTGTGGCTTATGTCGAGTTATCCACCCACTATTGTTACAATTTCAAGCCCAGTGCGGGGATGAAATTAAATTAGTCGGGGTTAACGCCGATCAAAATTTTAAATTGTCTACTACCTATAGGCTAAAATCACTACCCACTTTACTATTGATTGAAAATGGCACTATTCGCCATCGCTTGGAATGCTTTCGCGGCAGAGAAGACTTACGTCTAGCTTTAGAAGAGATTAAAGCCAGCTACAGCAATTACCCCAAAATCCAAAAAAGTTCAAAAACAGTGGACTTAGAATGTCGATCTGCTTGA
- a CDS encoding NnrU family protein, which produces MLLISWLTPSHFVILGLQIVFAIAHSGGAALRPWAEKYIGPRFYRILFALVSLPLAVILIIYFFGHRYDGLQIWQVQGVPGVREFVWLLSAISFLFLYPATFNLLEIAAIQKPQVHLYETGIIRITRHPQMVGQIIWCVAHTLWLGTSFTLVTSIGLILHHLFGVWHGDRRLMHRYGEAFEIAKQRTSIIPFKAIIDGRQSLKWQEFLRPAYLGVAIFIALLWWSHPLLLEATSRIGW; this is translated from the coding sequence ATGCTGCTGATTTCTTGGTTGACACCCAGTCATTTTGTCATACTGGGGTTACAAATAGTTTTTGCGATCGCTCACAGTGGAGGCGCTGCTTTACGCCCTTGGGCAGAAAAATATATTGGCCCAAGGTTTTATCGCATTCTCTTTGCATTAGTCAGCCTACCGTTGGCTGTGATATTAATTATTTACTTTTTTGGGCACCGTTATGATGGTTTGCAAATTTGGCAGGTACAAGGGGTGCCAGGAGTGCGAGAATTTGTTTGGCTGCTGTCAGCAATCTCGTTTTTGTTTTTATATCCTGCTACCTTCAATCTACTAGAAATTGCTGCCATTCAAAAGCCCCAAGTTCATCTCTATGAAACAGGAATTATTCGGATTACCCGTCATCCCCAGATGGTGGGACAAATAATTTGGTGTGTTGCTCATACTCTCTGGCTGGGTACTAGCTTTACCCTTGTGACTTCGATTGGATTGATATTGCATCACTTATTTGGGGTTTGGCACGGGGATCGCCGCCTCATGCATCGTTATGGCGAAGCTTTTGAAATTGCCAAACAGCGGACTTCAATTATTCCCTTTAAAGCAATTATTGACGGGCGTCAATCTCTCAAATGGCAGGAATTTCTCCGCCCTGCCTATTTGGGAGTTGCCATTTTTATAGCTTTGCTTTGGTGGTCGCACCCTCTGTTACTGGAAGCAACTAGTAGGATAGGATGGTAA
- a CDS encoding LysR family transcriptional regulator has translation MSDLPFTLDQLRILKAIAQEGSFKRAADSLYVSQPAVSLQVQNLERQLDVPLFDRGGRRAQLTEAGHLLLNYGEKILSLCQETCRAIEDLQNLQGGTLIVGASQTTSTYLLPRMIGMFRQKYPDVAVQLHVHSTRRTAWSVANGQVDLAIIGGEIPGELSESLEVIPYAEDELALILPVFHPFTKLEKIQKEDLYKLQFIALDSQSTIRKVIDQVLGRCEIDTRRFKVEMELNSIEAIKNAVQSGLGAAFVSTSAIAKELQMGVLHRTPIEGVVVKRNLWLICNPNRYRSKAAEAFSQEILPQFANPGWNQDVLKLTQKSLVLTTLEVATPTSSGED, from the coding sequence ATGTCTGACCTTCCTTTCACTTTAGATCAGTTACGTATCCTGAAAGCGATCGCTCAAGAAGGAAGCTTCAAGCGTGCCGCTGATAGTCTTTACGTTTCCCAGCCCGCTGTTAGTTTGCAAGTCCAAAATCTCGAACGGCAGCTCGATGTCCCCTTATTCGATCGCGGAGGACGACGCGCCCAATTAACTGAAGCCGGGCATCTACTCTTAAACTATGGTGAAAAAATCCTCAGTCTCTGTCAGGAAACTTGCCGCGCGATCGAGGATTTACAAAACCTCCAAGGTGGTACTTTAATTGTCGGTGCTTCTCAAACCACCAGCACTTATCTTTTGCCGAGAATGATCGGTATGTTCCGACAAAAATATCCAGATGTGGCAGTGCAATTACACGTCCACTCTACCCGGCGGACTGCTTGGAGTGTTGCTAACGGACAAGTCGATCTGGCAATTATCGGCGGTGAAATTCCCGGCGAACTGTCAGAATCTTTAGAAGTGATTCCTTACGCTGAGGACGAGCTAGCGCTGATTTTACCTGTCTTTCATCCTTTTACCAAACTTGAAAAAATCCAGAAAGAAGACCTATATAAATTACAATTCATTGCCCTAGATTCCCAATCGACTATCCGCAAAGTAATAGACCAAGTGCTAGGACGCTGCGAGATTGATACCAGACGTTTTAAAGTTGAAATGGAGTTGAATTCCATTGAAGCGATTAAAAATGCTGTGCAATCTGGTTTAGGGGCTGCTTTTGTCTCAACTAGTGCGATCGCTAAAGAGTTACAAATGGGCGTTCTTCACCGTACCCCCATTGAAGGCGTTGTTGTCAAACGCAACCTGTGGCTGATTTGTAATCCCAATCGCTATAGATCCAAGGCCGCAGAAGCCTTTAGCCAAGAAATTTTGCCCCAGTTTGCTAACCCAGGATGGAATCAAGATGTGTTAAAATTAACACAAAAAAGTCTAGTGTTAACTACATTGGAGGTAGCAACACCCACCTCATCTGGCGAAGACTAA